One Aneurinibacillus migulanus genomic region harbors:
- a CDS encoding aldehyde dehydrogenase, whose amino-acid sequence MVTKSSERILIANVLVSPAHYIGGQRVSSKKTFTVISPIDESVLGEVAAGGEKEVDEAVSAALKAYPEWAALGPKGRGVYLRRFADIVESRVEELAAVETASNGSLLESGRLRVMKRAAYNIRFFAEWAETLKGKSWESNGTQYSVLYQPSGVSALITPWNAPLMLTTWKVGPALAAGNTVVVKPPEWAPFTCSLLADCAEEAGLPAGVLNIVQGIGEEAGAALTQHSGISRISFTGSVETGRIIGKVAADRIVPASMELGGKSPLVVFADSDFEAAVKTALGQYDNAGQVCLAGTRILVEESIADKFLDAMKEGAKKIVLGDPRNIETDVGPLITREHFMRVQGFVERAKKQGATVAYGGKVSEKLGGLYFEPTLFVDIPEHAEILKEEVFGPVLTFQTFRTEEEAIEMANNTEYGLAATVFTGSAERAQRVRSAIIGGTVWINTFFARDLSAPFGGSKKSGIGREGGDFSFDFFCNIQTVAYKAGSFTS is encoded by the coding sequence ATGGTTACGAAATCAAGTGAAAGAATTCTGATTGCTAATGTTCTTGTATCACCTGCTCACTACATTGGAGGTCAGCGTGTTTCTTCAAAGAAAACATTTACGGTAATTAGTCCAATTGACGAATCCGTTTTAGGAGAAGTAGCGGCAGGTGGAGAAAAAGAAGTAGATGAGGCAGTAAGCGCAGCATTGAAAGCGTATCCAGAATGGGCTGCACTAGGGCCAAAAGGAAGAGGTGTTTACCTTCGTCGGTTTGCTGATATTGTTGAAAGCCGTGTAGAAGAGCTTGCAGCGGTTGAGACTGCAAGTAATGGCTCACTTTTAGAATCTGGACGTTTACGCGTAATGAAGCGTGCAGCTTATAACATTCGCTTTTTTGCAGAATGGGCAGAAACTTTGAAAGGGAAATCATGGGAATCAAATGGCACACAGTATAGCGTGTTATATCAGCCATCAGGCGTCTCTGCATTGATTACTCCATGGAATGCTCCGCTTATGTTGACCACTTGGAAAGTGGGTCCTGCTTTAGCCGCGGGGAATACAGTAGTAGTTAAGCCACCAGAGTGGGCACCATTTACATGCTCCTTACTGGCTGATTGTGCAGAAGAGGCCGGACTTCCGGCAGGAGTATTAAATATCGTACAGGGAATAGGGGAAGAGGCAGGAGCTGCTCTTACTCAACATTCAGGGATTAGCAGAATTTCGTTTACGGGCTCAGTTGAGACTGGACGTATCATTGGAAAAGTGGCTGCTGACCGTATCGTTCCTGCGAGCATGGAGCTAGGCGGAAAATCACCACTCGTTGTGTTTGCAGATAGTGATTTTGAAGCAGCAGTAAAAACCGCACTCGGTCAATATGACAACGCAGGACAAGTATGCTTGGCTGGCACTCGAATTCTTGTAGAAGAATCTATTGCAGATAAGTTCCTAGATGCTATGAAAGAAGGAGCTAAAAAGATTGTCCTTGGTGATCCGCGTAATATAGAAACAGATGTTGGCCCTTTAATTACGCGTGAACATTTTATGCGAGTACAAGGATTTGTTGAGCGAGCAAAAAAGCAGGGAGCAACAGTAGCTTATGGTGGGAAGGTATCTGAAAAATTGGGCGGGTTGTATTTTGAGCCTACCTTATTTGTAGATATTCCGGAACACGCAGAAATCTTAAAAGAGGAAGTATTTGGTCCTGTCCTTACGTTCCAAACGTTCCGTACTGAAGAAGAAGCAATTGAGATGGCAAATAATACGGAGTATGGTTTAGCCGCAACTGTATTCACAGGCAGTGCAGAACGTGCACAACGAGTGAGAAGCGCCATTATAGGCGGTACAGTGTGGATTAATACATTTTTTGCTCGCGATCTATCAGCACCATTTGGTGGAAGTAAAAAATCAGGTATTGGACGTGAGGGTGGAGATTTTAGCTTTGATTTCTTCTGCAATATCCAAACGGTAGCTTATAAAGCAGGTTCGTTTACTTCGTAA
- a CDS encoding DODA-type extradiol aromatic ring-opening family dioxygenase translates to MGEIVGAAILSHVPTIMLPEKVRLEMNQGKGDTTLIPGLKKFRTEVLDQLNADTFIIFDSHWHTTFEMVVDGRDHYEGLHTSDEMPRSLADIPYNYDGDPELAAIIGETAKGYDDVWVHVSRNENLPIHYGTVNLVHYLHRGEKILSIGTAQNGEPEDFLRFGEVLREAIEKSNRRVVLLGSGGLSHKFYSLRDIRVYEAFDPKYLITPEAREIDEKIIDLLLEGKHGDVIDLMPTFRTFGPEGRFGHYLMSAGALGGKEWAVKGQKYSEYEASAGTGQVHMWFPQPVKG, encoded by the coding sequence ATGGGTGAAATTGTTGGAGCAGCTATACTATCACATGTACCTACCATTATGTTACCGGAAAAAGTTCGTCTTGAAATGAATCAAGGAAAAGGGGACACTACACTGATTCCCGGTTTGAAAAAATTCCGTACTGAGGTTTTAGATCAGCTCAATGCCGATACTTTTATTATTTTCGATTCACACTGGCATACCACATTTGAAATGGTAGTGGATGGACGCGATCATTATGAGGGTCTTCATACCTCGGATGAAATGCCGCGCAGTCTTGCAGACATTCCATATAACTATGATGGAGATCCTGAACTTGCTGCTATTATTGGAGAAACAGCGAAAGGCTATGACGATGTATGGGTGCATGTAAGCCGGAATGAAAATCTTCCGATTCACTATGGTACAGTAAATCTTGTTCATTACCTGCACCGTGGCGAGAAAATCCTTTCGATCGGAACAGCACAGAACGGAGAACCTGAAGATTTCTTACGATTTGGAGAAGTGCTACGGGAGGCTATAGAGAAGAGTAATCGGAGAGTAGTATTGCTTGGTTCCGGTGGACTCTCCCACAAGTTTTATTCTCTGCGTGATATTAGAGTGTATGAAGCCTTTGATCCAAAATATTTAATCACTCCAGAAGCACGTGAAATTGACGAAAAAATCATTGATCTTCTATTAGAAGGAAAACATGGTGATGTGATTGATTTGATGCCAACGTTCCGTACTTTTGGACCGGAAGGGCGTTTTGGTCACTATCTTATGAGTGCAGGTGCACTTGGAGGAAAAGAATGGGCAGTAAAAGGACAAAAGTATTCTGAGTACGAAGCATCAGCTGGAACTGGTCAAGTACACATGTGGTTCCCGCAACCTGTAAAGGGATAG
- a CDS encoding gamma-glutamyl-gamma-aminobutyrate hydrolase family protein — MSNTYKILGKPLIGITTWRRELPTFLGERTDLYTLGPEYVESIEKAGGVAILLPHTQPEIALAYLDLIDGLLVSGGGDVDPESYGGKNSGQSYEVNAGADAFEIALVQEAKKRRMPTLGICRGFQILQVAFEGTMLQDLHETFPLHPKNEGAPEYILSQNHKVILEEDSILAQVYNCSTRTVNTIHHQCIQTIGKGFIPIGWSEDGIIEAVQSNTDWLALGMQWHPEKLEDEKEYALFSYFIKEVEKRIKKEEPM, encoded by the coding sequence ATGTCCAACACCTATAAAATATTAGGAAAACCGCTAATTGGAATTACGACTTGGAGACGAGAGTTACCTACTTTTTTGGGTGAACGAACGGATTTGTATACATTAGGTCCAGAATATGTAGAAAGTATTGAAAAAGCAGGAGGAGTAGCTATACTCTTGCCCCATACTCAACCTGAAATCGCTTTAGCTTATCTTGATTTAATCGATGGATTGCTAGTTTCCGGCGGAGGAGATGTAGATCCGGAAAGCTATGGAGGCAAAAATTCAGGACAATCCTATGAAGTAAATGCAGGAGCTGACGCTTTTGAAATCGCTTTAGTACAAGAAGCCAAAAAGCGGAGGATGCCAACGTTAGGAATCTGTCGTGGATTTCAAATTCTGCAGGTTGCTTTTGAAGGCACCATGCTGCAAGATCTTCATGAAACCTTTCCTCTCCACCCAAAAAACGAGGGAGCACCTGAGTATATACTGAGCCAGAATCACAAAGTGATCTTGGAAGAGGACTCGATTCTAGCCCAAGTGTATAATTGTTCTACTCGAACGGTAAATACGATTCACCACCAATGTATTCAAACGATAGGAAAAGGATTTATCCCGATCGGATGGAGTGAAGATGGCATTATTGAAGCTGTACAATCCAATACTGATTGGTTGGCATTAGGCATGCAGTGGCATCCGGAAAAGCTGGAGGATGAAAAAGAGTACGCATTGTTTTCATACTTTATAAAAGAAGTAGAAAAGCGGATCAAGAAGGAGGAGCCGATGTGA
- a CDS encoding glutamine synthetase family protein produces the protein MSISADTITNEEVRLFSTEQIVKKLEEKGMKYVRLLYSDIHGYPRGKDIPLDFFRTITEEGQAFCYSNLVDGLDGSPLNAPGMPDRGFPDMRAMPDLSTLAVIPWEKDTVQCLVDLVDNNGKPVDISPREFLKRATTLFNDSLGLTPVLAHELEFYLLQKGENGWKRYSDQAGMIYTVGYRADELGLMQKFLEAGKILNLGVTAANREHGGGQFEVNMIHGKAVSSADRAFSFKNMIKEVAACNGLLATFMGKPFNNQPGSGFHLHLSLMNQQDKNVFSDSSATDGLSEMAKHFIAGVLHHAPALTAFLAPTINAYKRLIPNNIAPVSTDWGYDNRNVLVRIPPERGLGSRLEIRAGDGAANPYLISAVCLLAGYDGIIRKIELQPVEVKGNSLPRTLTESLEELYADKALCELIGNSMITAYSAVKTAEIERYQQYVTDWELKEYVQHL, from the coding sequence ATGTCAATTAGTGCAGATACTATAACAAATGAAGAGGTCCGTCTGTTCTCTACTGAACAAATAGTGAAGAAGTTGGAAGAAAAAGGTATGAAATATGTGCGTTTATTATATAGCGATATTCATGGATATCCGCGAGGAAAAGATATTCCGCTAGATTTTTTTAGAACGATTACAGAAGAAGGACAGGCATTTTGTTATTCCAACTTGGTGGATGGACTGGATGGAAGTCCGTTGAATGCACCGGGGATGCCTGATCGAGGGTTTCCAGATATGCGGGCCATGCCTGACTTATCTACGTTAGCTGTGATTCCGTGGGAAAAGGATACCGTTCAGTGCCTCGTCGATTTAGTAGACAATAACGGAAAACCTGTTGATATTTCTCCAAGAGAATTTTTAAAAAGAGCCACAACATTGTTTAACGATAGCTTAGGTCTAACTCCTGTTCTTGCTCATGAATTGGAATTTTACCTCTTGCAAAAAGGAGAGAACGGGTGGAAAAGATACAGTGATCAGGCCGGAATGATCTACACTGTAGGCTATCGTGCAGATGAACTGGGTCTCATGCAGAAATTTCTAGAAGCAGGAAAAATATTGAATTTAGGCGTTACAGCTGCAAATCGTGAACATGGCGGTGGTCAGTTTGAAGTCAACATGATTCATGGAAAAGCGGTATCTTCTGCTGATAGAGCGTTCAGCTTTAAAAATATGATCAAAGAAGTCGCAGCTTGTAACGGATTGTTAGCCACGTTTATGGGGAAGCCCTTTAATAATCAGCCAGGTTCCGGCTTTCATCTGCATCTTAGCTTAATGAACCAGCAGGATAAAAATGTTTTTTCTGATTCCTCGGCTACTGATGGTTTGAGTGAAATGGCGAAGCACTTTATAGCTGGTGTTTTACATCATGCTCCCGCTCTTACAGCGTTCCTAGCCCCTACTATTAACGCATACAAACGCTTAATTCCAAACAATATTGCCCCTGTATCAACGGATTGGGGATATGATAATCGAAATGTACTTGTTAGGATTCCGCCGGAAAGAGGATTGGGAAGTCGGCTTGAAATTCGGGCTGGAGATGGAGCAGCTAATCCATATTTAATTTCTGCGGTCTGCCTTTTAGCAGGTTATGATGGAATTATCAGAAAAATTGAACTCCAACCGGTAGAAGTGAAAGGGAACTCTCTTCCACGAACATTGACGGAGAGCCTGGAGGAGTTGTATGCAGATAAAGCGTTATGTGAATTGATCGGAAATTCAATGATCACCGCTTATTCCGCTGTGAAAACAGCAGAAATTGAGCGTTATCAACAATATGTCACAGATTGGGAGCTTAAGGAATATGTCCAACACCTATAA